A genomic window from Halogeometricum borinquense DSM 11551 includes:
- a CDS encoding HNH endonuclease — protein sequence MGLVEKRGDEYALTDNGLQFVESAVEVWADSDWTPSVSDTEMRAGTYETTVHARSVDPEFRATVLSRHDRTCPISGVDHPGLLDVAHVLSWNDYPEYRADLSNVLALSKTHHAAFDRELFTIDQDYRLCVNPSFETQSDVLQRTILDRAGERISIPEESLNPQYVAQHNAALEWV from the coding sequence ATGGGACTCGTTGAGAAGCGCGGCGACGAGTACGCGTTGACAGATAACGGCCTACAGTTCGTTGAGAGCGCGGTGGAGGTGTGGGCTGATTCGGACTGGACACCGTCGGTGAGCGATACCGAGATGCGTGCTGGGACGTACGAAACGACGGTCCATGCACGGTCGGTCGATCCGGAGTTCCGTGCGACCGTGTTGTCTCGGCACGACCGTACGTGTCCGATTTCCGGGGTGGATCATCCCGGTCTGTTGGACGTGGCCCATGTCTTGTCGTGGAATGACTACCCGGAATACCGGGCCGATTTATCGAACGTACTGGCTCTTAGTAAGACGCATCACGCGGCGTTCGACCGGGAGCTATTCACTATCGATCAGGACTACCGGCTGTGCGTGAATCCGAGCTTCGAGACCCAAAGTGATGTGCTCCAACGGACGATTCTCGACCGTGCAGGAGAACGGATCTCGATTCCAGAGGAGAGTTTGAACCCGCAGTACGTTGCGCAGCACAATGCGGCGCTTGAGTGGGTGTGA
- a CDS encoding ATP-binding protein, with translation MSTSTREFDLNMEEVLEAWGPADAAREIIANALDEAALTDTDDPDIYSEAGAWHIRDYGRGFRYEHLTQAEDEEKLNNPDKVIGKFGVGIKDAIATCHRHGIDITIHSPHNTFTVKEAPKHGFEEIETLHVEIHPPEKDIEGTEVVLDGITDEDIEAAKQNFIDYTDAELLEQTRFGDVYKVSDTEEASVFVSGLRVASEPNFLFSYNITNTTKKINDALNRERSNVGRTAYSTRVKKILQACESETVASRLVDDLNEFVTGETHDELDWKPVQVHAVKILNAERDVVVATHDEQHRSQNLFDNARSDGYEIVTIPDRIKPDIEDTTDVNGDPIRGAEEYREEFRESFSYEFIDEADLTDEELETWELRHAAFSWVALPGEEWEAKVSESLRATDPSRMVTCEHDDELIIVHRDLLTYDTQSFLRSLVDIVAFAHGGELLHREMLADIAGAVSAELIGAAGQADSDPVFPGKQREPEPDE, from the coding sequence ATGTCAACGTCAACGCGAGAATTCGACTTGAATATGGAGGAAGTCCTTGAGGCGTGGGGACCAGCAGACGCAGCACGCGAAATCATTGCGAATGCCCTTGACGAAGCCGCCCTCACGGACACGGATGATCCAGATATCTATAGCGAGGCCGGCGCATGGCATATCCGAGACTATGGACGCGGATTCCGGTACGAGCATCTCACCCAGGCCGAAGACGAAGAGAAGCTAAACAACCCTGACAAGGTGATCGGGAAGTTCGGCGTCGGGATCAAGGACGCAATTGCGACCTGTCACCGGCACGGCATCGACATTACGATTCATTCACCGCACAACACGTTCACGGTAAAGGAAGCCCCGAAACACGGATTCGAGGAAATTGAGACACTTCACGTTGAAATCCACCCACCGGAGAAAGACATTGAAGGTACAGAGGTTGTGCTGGATGGAATCACGGACGAGGATATTGAGGCGGCAAAGCAGAACTTCATTGATTACACTGACGCAGAACTACTGGAACAAACCCGGTTTGGGGACGTGTACAAAGTCTCTGACACCGAGGAGGCGTCGGTGTTCGTGAGCGGACTTCGAGTAGCATCAGAGCCGAACTTCCTGTTTAGCTACAATATCACGAACACGACGAAGAAAATCAACGACGCACTGAATCGTGAGCGGTCGAACGTAGGGCGGACAGCGTACTCAACACGAGTGAAGAAAATCCTGCAAGCCTGTGAATCAGAAACTGTGGCATCGCGGCTAGTCGATGATTTGAACGAGTTCGTAACGGGTGAGACCCACGACGAGTTAGACTGGAAACCGGTGCAAGTCCACGCGGTCAAGATCCTGAACGCGGAACGGGATGTCGTGGTGGCGACACATGACGAGCAGCATCGTAGCCAGAACTTGTTCGACAATGCTCGCTCAGACGGCTATGAGATCGTTACTATCCCGGACCGAATCAAGCCGGATATCGAGGACACCACTGACGTCAACGGCGACCCGATCCGTGGGGCCGAAGAATATCGTGAGGAGTTCAGAGAGTCGTTCAGCTACGAGTTCATCGACGAGGCAGATCTCACCGATGAGGAACTGGAGACGTGGGAGTTGCGGCACGCCGCGTTCTCGTGGGTTGCACTACCGGGTGAGGAGTGGGAAGCGAAAGTTTCCGAGTCGCTGCGGGCAACAGATCCATCAAGGATGGTGACCTGCGAACACGACGATGAACTGATTATCGTCCACAGAGATCTCCTGACGTACGATACCCAGTCGTTTCTTCGCAGTCTGGTAGACATCGTCGCGTTCGCTCATGGAGGCGAGCTACTCCACAGAGAGATGCTGGCAGACATCGCTGGTGCTGTCAGTGCTGAATTGATCGGAGCGGCCGGACAGGCAGACAGCGATCCTGTGTTTCCCGGAAAACAACGGGAACCAGAACCGGACGAATAG
- a CDS encoding metallophosphoesterase, whose translation MAEPREEDRRYVPTGARLPVAPESGEVLPVNVSSAEVDWAISLLAEFPAEPAADRPDDGVDVLLDRERVRRAGDRAGLGGRGESTSVLFVSDTHLGYENRAETGSGKTVPWIDEIDSRDTIRRIRTIAMERDVDAVIHTGDVLDHEVDAVTLDAAESSLRDLALSDIPVYCILGTHDHNAAIPYYSNSVDGIAWLKDQVRNEYLIELSASPTSVAGGPLDAYGVSAENVGLDDVGKYESLGWRPSEIAFGAASPGPNVLCLHDGVTPYRNRSTADVNLDELLAQSRVSFDCVLVGDEHRPKYDDFENGYSFETEDGTPVLYTGPAVRVGPAYRDHEAFVTELSISAAGVTPTRHPL comes from the coding sequence GTGGCGGAGCCGCGAGAGGAGGATCGCCGGTATGTGCCGACCGGGGCGAGGTTACCGGTTGCGCCGGAGTCCGGAGAAGTGCTTCCGGTAAACGTCTCGTCTGCGGAGGTTGATTGGGCGATCTCGCTGCTGGCTGAATTCCCAGCGGAACCTGCGGCTGATCGGCCTGATGACGGGGTTGACGTGTTGCTTGATCGAGAGCGAGTTCGTCGGGCGGGGGACCGGGCGGGACTGGGGGGACGTGGTGAATCGACGAGTGTGTTGTTCGTGAGTGATACGCATCTCGGGTACGAGAATCGTGCGGAGACCGGGAGTGGGAAGACAGTACCGTGGATTGACGAGATTGATAGTCGGGATACGATTCGACGGATTCGAACGATTGCGATGGAGCGTGACGTTGATGCGGTGATTCACACCGGGGATGTGCTGGATCACGAGGTGGACGCGGTGACACTCGACGCTGCTGAGTCGAGTTTGCGTGACTTGGCTCTCAGTGATATCCCAGTGTACTGTATTCTCGGGACACACGATCACAACGCGGCGATTCCGTACTATTCGAACTCTGTAGATGGGATTGCATGGCTGAAAGACCAGGTTCGAAACGAGTACCTCATCGAGTTATCGGCCAGCCCGACGTCGGTTGCTGGCGGTCCGCTTGACGCATACGGGGTCTCAGCGGAGAACGTTGGACTCGACGATGTCGGAAAGTACGAGTCGCTGGGGTGGCGTCCGTCGGAGATTGCCTTCGGTGCGGCGTCGCCGGGACCGAATGTGCTGTGTCTCCACGATGGCGTGACGCCGTACCGGAATCGTTCGACTGCGGATGTCAATCTCGACGAGTTGCTCGCGCAGTCACGCGTCTCGTTCGACTGTGTGCTAGTGGGCGATGAGCACCGGCCTAAGTACGATGACTTCGAGAACGGGTATTCGTTCGAGACGGAAGATGGAACGCCGGTGTTATACACGGGACCGGCCGTACGCGTCGGGCCGGCGTACCGAGATCATGAGGCGTTTGTGACGGAACTCTCAATTTCTGCTGCGGGAGTGACACCGACCCGGCACCCGCTCTAA
- a CDS encoding AAA family ATPase: MSEPAPTDGDQTDSDRVTGEGRETPVAINAVTLDRAPGFETAGFSLDGFSPGVNVVYGANAAGKSTLAEAIRWSLWPDEAPSSATVRTDLTYDGELRRIELHGGVSEHFRDGEPADAIPVPSLDGGRRYALSLHDMLQEETDDGEFASVIQRESTGGFNIDAVRSEFDLTDGASPATRGISATKEAAAAIDKVEELRRDAPDLEAERTRLSQLEGDLAAAADASERVDLLETAIQYREAQDAYDQRVDEVTSFPDELASFDGDELDQLDDLDEQIAQQKRVEQEAAVKYREAADKLAGTELPEDGVADGVLQTLRGYRDDLDDAEDNRDRLQREVADAEAKRSEVREKIPLDLDGETLREVDTDDLAELRSFVSKVAEVDGKGQVEAAIDEWLAGESKESADRGTLESGRNALENWLAAPPEQAPDDTGSRGPVVAAITAGILTALSGVVIALTVNPAGGLLTLFGLALAGYAVLSARSDDTGTDNTARATHAETFRQTGLPEPDSWEPDGVRDRVADLRERLRVIEVDEQEAQKRDELRAQFDIDDIRDELETARDRLQNRFDTEVNDDIELAVTVERVERWQAADETVVGKQAALQEANDQVKTYREQFCATIEPYTTDAYSYTVETSADATAAVESLEQRQRDYENATQRLEEVDGSVAVAHEELDRYRADREELFTERGLEPGDRERLATLCEQYSEYEAAVEAKGTAETTLENRRSDLREHDAYEEEIEERDRDDLERELDEKREIANQYDELLQEKTTLEKEIEDAKASTEIADAVQERGEALRGLEEALEADVADAVTDTLLEFVEAETVSSNQEPVFQRADDLLRRITDGQFELRLDDGTFRAFDTGEQRRVDLNDLSSGTRVQVLLAVRVAFVEHREQETAPPLLLDETLAPFDDQRAETVLDTVIDLAREGRQVFYFTARHDERARWETRLEESDVEYSLQQLTASDGHDPVAEPPAVETAGSINVPAPDGDDHWSYRERLGVPTFDPRQGAASAPLWYVTEEPEVLYRLRCAGIERWGHLRSLLEIGAVDGLLSQSARKQVRRHGAALESFVEAYTVGRGKAVDRSVLEASGAVSNTFIDKVSELADRVDGDPEEILDALPDVSHFRQDKIEELQEYFRQENYLDPRPTRPDEQIRSTMVDTYCQHGLEPSTAATAADRLLDRISAAPDPIEKSD, from the coding sequence ATGAGTGAGCCGGCCCCGACTGACGGTGACCAGACCGATTCCGACCGCGTCACTGGAGAGGGTCGAGAAACCCCGGTCGCAATTAACGCTGTTACCCTTGACCGTGCGCCTGGGTTTGAGACGGCTGGATTCTCGCTTGATGGGTTTTCGCCGGGAGTCAACGTTGTCTACGGCGCGAATGCGGCTGGTAAATCGACGCTGGCAGAGGCGATCCGATGGTCCTTATGGCCGGATGAAGCCCCGTCGTCGGCGACTGTTCGGACTGACCTTACCTACGATGGGGAATTGCGGCGGATCGAACTGCACGGTGGCGTCAGTGAGCACTTTCGTGATGGCGAACCCGCTGATGCGATCCCGGTGCCGTCGTTGGATGGTGGTCGTCGGTACGCATTGTCGTTGCACGACATGTTGCAAGAGGAAACGGACGACGGCGAGTTTGCAAGCGTCATTCAGCGTGAGTCGACTGGCGGGTTCAATATCGACGCAGTCCGTAGTGAGTTCGACCTGACTGACGGGGCCAGTCCCGCCACACGAGGAATTAGTGCTACGAAAGAGGCGGCGGCGGCTATCGATAAGGTCGAGGAACTGCGGCGGGACGCGCCGGATTTGGAGGCAGAACGAACTCGTCTCAGTCAACTCGAAGGGGACCTCGCGGCCGCCGCCGATGCGAGTGAGCGCGTTGATCTGCTTGAGACGGCGATTCAGTACCGGGAGGCGCAGGATGCCTATGACCAGCGGGTCGATGAGGTAACATCGTTCCCGGATGAGTTGGCGTCGTTCGATGGTGATGAACTGGACCAGCTCGACGATCTTGACGAGCAGATAGCGCAACAGAAACGCGTTGAGCAGGAGGCCGCGGTGAAATACCGTGAGGCCGCGGACAAACTGGCTGGCACGGAACTACCTGAGGACGGGGTTGCCGATGGGGTGTTGCAGACGCTTCGAGGGTACCGAGATGACCTCGATGATGCTGAAGATAATCGTGATCGTTTGCAGCGTGAAGTAGCTGATGCAGAAGCCAAGCGCAGTGAGGTACGGGAGAAGATTCCCCTGGACCTTGACGGTGAGACCCTCCGCGAGGTCGACACGGACGATCTTGCTGAGCTTCGTTCGTTCGTTTCGAAGGTAGCGGAAGTCGACGGGAAGGGACAGGTCGAGGCTGCTATCGATGAGTGGCTCGCCGGGGAGTCGAAGGAATCAGCGGATCGTGGAACGCTCGAAAGCGGGCGGAATGCGCTTGAGAACTGGCTCGCAGCCCCGCCAGAACAAGCTCCTGACGACACGGGTAGTCGAGGCCCTGTAGTAGCGGCCATCACAGCAGGGATCTTGACGGCGCTGTCAGGCGTCGTGATCGCGCTCACAGTCAATCCGGCTGGTGGCCTGCTGACACTCTTCGGACTCGCTCTCGCTGGCTACGCGGTGCTCTCCGCGAGGAGTGACGATACTGGCACGGACAACACTGCCAGGGCGACCCATGCGGAGACATTCCGGCAGACTGGGCTTCCAGAGCCAGATTCGTGGGAACCTGACGGAGTCAGGGACCGGGTAGCTGATCTTCGTGAGCGACTGCGGGTCATCGAAGTGGACGAGCAGGAGGCGCAGAAGCGGGATGAGCTCCGTGCACAGTTTGACATCGATGACATCAGAGATGAACTGGAGACGGCGCGTGATCGTCTTCAGAATCGGTTCGATACCGAGGTCAACGACGACATTGAACTGGCAGTAACGGTCGAGCGTGTTGAGCGCTGGCAGGCTGCTGACGAGACTGTTGTCGGGAAACAGGCGGCACTACAGGAAGCCAACGATCAGGTCAAGACGTATCGGGAGCAGTTCTGCGCGACGATTGAGCCCTACACGACTGATGCGTACTCCTACACGGTCGAAACGAGTGCGGATGCGACGGCTGCTGTTGAGAGTCTCGAACAGCGACAGCGTGACTACGAGAATGCGACGCAGCGACTCGAAGAGGTCGATGGGAGTGTCGCTGTGGCCCACGAGGAACTCGACCGGTACAGGGCCGACCGAGAGGAATTATTCACCGAGCGTGGCTTGGAGCCTGGCGACCGGGAGCGGCTTGCAACACTGTGTGAGCAATACTCGGAGTACGAAGCAGCCGTTGAGGCGAAAGGTACTGCGGAGACTACACTTGAGAATCGCCGTTCAGATCTTCGTGAACACGATGCTTACGAGGAAGAGATCGAAGAGCGAGACAGAGACGACTTAGAGCGAGAGTTAGACGAAAAACGGGAGATTGCGAACCAGTACGACGAGTTGTTACAGGAGAAAACGACGCTGGAGAAGGAGATCGAGGATGCGAAGGCGTCGACGGAGATTGCTGACGCTGTTCAAGAACGAGGTGAAGCCTTGCGAGGTCTTGAGGAAGCGCTCGAAGCGGACGTGGCCGACGCGGTCACGGATACACTCCTTGAGTTCGTCGAGGCGGAGACGGTTTCCAGCAATCAGGAGCCGGTGTTTCAGCGGGCGGATGATCTCTTGCGGCGGATTACTGACGGACAGTTTGAGCTCAGACTGGATGACGGGACGTTCAGGGCGTTCGATACGGGAGAACAGCGGCGCGTTGACCTGAACGATTTGTCCAGTGGGACGCGAGTGCAGGTCCTGCTCGCGGTTCGGGTTGCTTTCGTCGAACACAGAGAGCAAGAGACTGCGCCCCCGTTGTTGCTTGACGAGACGCTGGCACCGTTCGATGACCAACGCGCTGAAACGGTTCTTGACACCGTGATTGACCTGGCCCGGGAAGGGAGGCAAGTATTCTACTTCACGGCCCGGCACGACGAACGCGCACGGTGGGAAACTCGTCTCGAAGAGTCGGATGTTGAGTACAGTCTCCAGCAATTGACGGCGAGCGACGGGCACGACCCAGTCGCGGAGCCGCCGGCAGTTGAGACGGCCGGTTCGATCAACGTCCCTGCCCCGGACGGCGACGATCACTGGTCGTACCGTGAGCGACTAGGCGTGCCAACGTTCGACCCACGACAAGGAGCGGCGTCGGCACCGCTCTGGTACGTGACTGAGGAGCCGGAAGTCTTGTACCGACTGCGGTGTGCAGGAATCGAGCGCTGGGGGCATCTCCGGTCGTTGCTGGAGATCGGTGCCGTTGATGGCCTCCTGTCGCAGTCGGCCCGGAAGCAAGTCCGCCGACACGGTGCGGCATTAGAATCGTTCGTTGAGGCGTACACAGTTGGGCGCGGGAAGGCAGTTGACCGCAGTGTCTTGGAAGCCAGTGGTGCCGTCAGCAATACGTTCATCGACAAGGTAAGCGAGCTGGCAGACAGAGTCGACGGAGATCCAGAAGAGATCCTCGATGCACTGCCGGATGTCAGCCACTTCCGCCAAGATAAAATCGAGGAACTCCAGGAGTACTTCCGGCAAGAGAACTATCTTGATCCGCGCCCAACGCGACCGGACGAACAAATTCGGTCAACGATGGTTGACACGTACTGTCAGCACGGACTCGAACCATCCACGGCAGCAACGGCCGCAGATAGACTCCTTGATCGGATTTCAGCAGCGCCCGACCCGATTGAGAAATCAGACTGA
- a CDS encoding metallophosphoesterase family protein, whose protein sequence is MASVEVLCVADIHIGRRPSRLPDRFDPADFSPRTIWANLAESAVTQGVDAVVVAGDLVDQENRYAEAFGAVESVATRLAEAGIPLIAVAGNHDADVLPDLAEAIEHLQLLGRDGSWERTALTDADGEPCLHVDGWSFPGRYYHENPLDAYDLVDEGVPRLGVVHADVSGEDRYAPVAVDDLATSGHSAWVLGHLHVPGLRHENPPVLYPGSLQPLDPSETSGHGAWLVSVESDGTVETEPLRSATLQYEEVVVSTEPDHGFHDVVDATHEQLRETATKCGSETELLAVTVTVAGRTDADTDLRSRRGELEQIELTDGGTAVRVLDVTVDTKPSIELAERAGDDDPVGYLAGLLRALDDDEPLDPYRDVIEAAHTSVRETHDSNAYRELKSHDETYTRPTEAETKEVLRRQARQLVDVFVEQQGVPADE, encoded by the coding sequence ATGGCATCAGTAGAGGTTCTGTGTGTAGCAGATATTCATATTGGGCGTCGTCCAAGCCGGCTCCCTGACCGGTTCGATCCGGCCGATTTTTCTCCCCGTACAATCTGGGCTAATCTCGCGGAGTCGGCTGTTACTCAGGGAGTTGATGCGGTCGTCGTTGCGGGTGACCTGGTTGACCAGGAGAACCGGTATGCGGAAGCGTTCGGTGCCGTTGAGTCCGTGGCGACCAGACTTGCAGAGGCTGGTATTCCCCTCATTGCTGTCGCTGGGAACCACGACGCCGACGTACTCCCGGACTTGGCTGAGGCAATCGAGCATCTGCAGTTGCTCGGTCGGGATGGGTCGTGGGAGCGAACAGCCTTGACCGACGCCGATGGTGAGCCGTGCCTTCACGTGGACGGGTGGTCGTTCCCTGGCCGGTACTACCACGAGAATCCGTTGGATGCGTATGATTTGGTTGATGAGGGCGTTCCGCGTCTCGGCGTCGTCCACGCAGACGTTAGTGGGGAGGATCGGTACGCCCCGGTCGCTGTGGATGACTTGGCGACGAGTGGGCATTCGGCGTGGGTTCTTGGCCACCTCCACGTTCCAGGGCTCCGTCACGAGAACCCGCCAGTTCTCTATCCGGGGTCGCTTCAACCGTTGGATCCGAGTGAGACTAGCGGTCACGGTGCGTGGCTTGTCTCGGTCGAGAGCGATGGGACAGTAGAGACGGAGCCGCTGAGGTCGGCGACACTGCAGTACGAGGAGGTCGTTGTCTCGACGGAACCTGACCACGGATTCCACGACGTCGTCGATGCTACTCACGAGCAGTTACGTGAGACAGCCACGAAGTGCGGCTCCGAAACCGAGCTCCTTGCGGTCACCGTAACGGTTGCAGGACGAACGGATGCGGACACTGATCTGCGCAGCCGACGCGGGGAGCTTGAACAGATTGAGCTCACGGACGGCGGGACGGCAGTGCGTGTTCTCGACGTGACTGTCGATACGAAACCGTCGATTGAGCTCGCTGAACGCGCTGGCGACGATGACCCGGTCGGATACTTGGCCGGGTTGCTGCGTGCCCTTGACGATGACGAACCGCTGGATCCGTACCGGGACGTCATAGAGGCTGCTCATACGAGTGTCCGCGAGACCCACGACTCGAATGCGTATCGGGAGCTCAAGAGCCACGACGAGACGTACACTCGCCCGACGGAAGCTGAAACGAAGGAAGTACTCCGGCGACAAGCTCGGCAACTCGTCGACGTGTTCGTTGAGCAGCAGGGGGTGCCCGCAGATGAGTGA